The Papaver somniferum cultivar HN1 chromosome 3, ASM357369v1, whole genome shotgun sequence genome includes a region encoding these proteins:
- the LOC113360551 gene encoding uncharacterized protein LOC113360551 — protein sequence MAPQMGDLEERKGFEVVQGGTVVSHLQFADNTLVFLQPHSSQISHLRNVLLWFDIISGLTVNFKKTSIIPVGNVPQVNSLARSFGYRIDNFPFPYLGLPLGDSYMSKAKWDIVIERVEARLNSSSAIYLSRGRKLVIIHDVLQALPVYLMSLFVASVSVIEKLE from the exons ATGGCTCCTCAAATGGGAGATTTGGAAGAACGAAAG GGTTTTGAAGTTGTGCAAGGAGGAACAGTGGTGAGTCACTTACAATTCGCAGACAACACACTTGTGTTCTTGCAACCCCATTCATCTCAAATCTCCCATCTCAGAAATGTGCTACTGTGGTTTGATATAATTTCCGGTTTGACGGTTAATTTTAAGAAGACTTCCATTATTCCAGTCGGCAATGTTCCCCAGGTAAACTCCCTCGCTCGATCTTTTGGCTACAGAATTGACAATTTCCCATTTCCTTATTTAGGTTTGCCTTTGGGTGATTCCTATATGTCTAAAGCTAAATGGGATATTGTTATCGAGAGGGTGGAGGCGAGACTTAATTCTTCGTCAGCAATATATTTGTCTAGGGGAAGGAAGCTAGTTAttattcatgatgttcttcaagcTTTACCGGTGTACCTCATGTCCCTGTTTGTGGCCTCGGTTTCTGTTATTGAGAAACTAGAATAA